From a single Helicovermis profundi genomic region:
- a CDS encoding NAD(P)/FAD-dependent oxidoreductase, whose protein sequence is MKKKTLVLVGGGHSHIYLLKEFGLNPNSLLNIILVSEYKYQFYSGMSAAYLEGIYSKDEIRFDIEKICKVSKIKFIKNKVVEINANEKYIMLSDDKKIEFDIISVNTGSIMYGLDIKGVRDYASVIKPLENLESLREKFISGIDKRKNILVAGGGAAGFEIALSLKALSKKLNKVVEVTILDSNSEILSKSNKKIKKISKKLIRENKINFLANKKIKEVFKDCILTNEEEKIPYEYLLWALGSSSSNLYKKSNLKTDIKGFLQVNIFLQSNEYPFLFGAGDCISIDKYKNLKKVGVYAIKESKILYNNILKYLDGKELEEFVPKKEFLSIIYSANKTGILNYKNITFNGKIAFLIKNYIDVNFMKKYK, encoded by the coding sequence ATGAAAAAGAAAACATTAGTTTTAGTTGGAGGAGGACATTCACATATATATTTGTTAAAAGAATTTGGTCTTAATCCTAATAGTCTTCTTAATATAATACTTGTTAGTGAATATAAATATCAATTTTATTCTGGTATGAGTGCAGCTTATTTAGAGGGCATATATTCCAAAGATGAAATCCGTTTTGATATAGAAAAAATATGTAAAGTTTCAAAAATAAAATTTATCAAAAATAAAGTTGTTGAAATAAATGCAAATGAAAAATACATTATGCTTAGTGATGACAAAAAAATTGAATTTGATATTATATCTGTTAATACGGGTTCAATTATGTATGGATTAGATATTAAGGGCGTAAGAGATTATGCAAGTGTTATTAAACCTCTCGAAAATTTAGAATCTTTAAGAGAAAAATTTATAAGTGGTATTGATAAAAGGAAAAATATTTTGGTTGCAGGAGGAGGAGCAGCAGGGTTTGAAATTGCACTTTCTCTAAAAGCACTATCTAAGAAATTAAATAAAGTAGTTGAAGTTACAATATTAGATAGTAATTCTGAAATATTAAGTAAATCAAATAAAAAAATTAAAAAAATATCGAAAAAATTAATTAGAGAAAATAAAATAAATTTCTTAGCAAATAAAAAAATTAAAGAAGTTTTTAAAGACTGTATACTAACAAATGAAGAAGAAAAAATTCCTTACGAATATTTACTCTGGGCCTTAGGCTCTTCTTCAAGTAATTTATATAAAAAATCAAATTTAAAAACAGATATCAAAGGATTTTTACAGGTAAATATTTTTTTACAATCAAATGAATATCCTTTTCTATTTGGAGCAGGAGATTGCATTTCTATTGATAAATATAAAAACTTAAAAAAAGTTGGTGTATACGCAATAAAGGAATCAAAAATATTATATAATAATATACTTAAATATTTAGATGGTAAAGAATTAGAAGAATTTGTACCTAAAAAAGAGTTTTTATCGATTATTTATTCAGCTAATAAGACAGGTATTTTAAATTATAAAAATATTACATTTAATGGAAAAATTGCATTTTTAATTAAAAATTATATTGATGTTAATTTTATGAAAAAATATAAGTAG
- a CDS encoding ABC transporter ATP-binding protein, with product MNIEIKNISKKFGETKVVEDISFKVEKGDLLSILGESGAGKTTILRIIAGTIKADSGSIIIDGKDVTNISPDKRNIGYVFQTPLLFPHMNVEANICFSLEIRKWTKEKMKERTKELLELLHIEGLEKRMPSEISGGQKQRVAIARALAFNPRVLLMDEPFSSLDPRLREEMGALIKKIQEKLKITIIFVTHDRDESMALSKEILLISKGKKLQKDSPKNIYYSPKTKEVAKYMGDCNFISGILSDNLFKTEIGEFKVPKNTNSNFVLLIRPHQIKIDETRSGYLIESCKVIGKKALYMVNSKKTQKTFLVEEFSNNILQTGVEVGLIFPKHSIHYI from the coding sequence ATGAATATTGAAATAAAAAATATATCAAAAAAATTTGGTGAAACTAAGGTTGTTGAAGATATTTCCTTTAAAGTTGAGAAAGGAGATTTGTTGTCAATACTCGGAGAATCTGGTGCTGGAAAAACTACAATTCTTCGAATTATTGCAGGAACTATAAAAGCTGATTCAGGGAGTATTATTATTGATGGAAAAGATGTTACAAATATTAGTCCGGATAAAAGAAATATAGGCTATGTGTTTCAAACTCCACTTCTTTTTCCACATATGAATGTAGAAGCAAATATATGTTTTTCTCTTGAAATAAGAAAATGGACAAAAGAAAAAATGAAAGAGAGAACAAAAGAATTGTTAGAATTACTTCATATAGAAGGTCTTGAAAAGAGAATGCCAAGTGAAATATCTGGTGGACAAAAGCAAAGAGTCGCAATTGCAAGAGCTCTAGCTTTTAATCCTAGAGTACTCCTTATGGATGAGCCATTTTCGAGTTTAGATCCAAGGCTTAGAGAAGAAATGGGCGCATTAATAAAAAAAATTCAAGAAAAATTAAAAATAACAATAATTTTCGTAACACATGATAGAGATGAAAGTATGGCACTTTCTAAGGAAATACTATTAATAAGCAAGGGTAAAAAACTGCAAAAAGACAGTCCAAAAAATATTTATTATAGTCCAAAAACAAAAGAAGTTGCAAAATATATGGGTGATTGCAATTTCATTAGTGGAATATTAAGTGATAATTTATTTAAAACTGAAATAGGAGAATTTAAAGTTCCTAAAAATACTAATTCAAACTTTGTTTTACTAATAAGACCACATCAAATTAAAATAGATGAAACTAGAAGTGGATATTTAATTGAAAGCTGCAAAGTTATTGGTAAAAAAGCCTTGTATATGGTAAACAGTAAAAAAACCCAAAAAACATTTTTAGTTGAAGAATTTTCAAATAATATTTTACAAACAGGAGTTGAAGTTGGTCTGATTTTTCCAAAGCATAGTATTCACTATATTTGA
- a CDS encoding ABC transporter permease: MKKLILFMISFIILFPLILIFLLSINTFYRYPSLLPKGFTLMSWKYNLFGNSLLYKSILTSLLIGILNGIFTSVIAMLSARALIKYKFIGQNSIKLLFSIPLFIPSIALFIGIHSMMIKLNIINTYLGVIIAHMLVSIPYSINIFIAFFSGINEDMENAAISLGSSTYKLYTRIIFPLISPGIYLSFSISFLISFSEYFSTFLVGGGNIITLPLLFYPYVSNGDSQNGAVIGIIFIIINLLIFIFAEYLSRKKIKTENYLFE, encoded by the coding sequence ATGAAAAAACTAATATTATTTATGATTTCATTTATAATTTTATTTCCTCTTATACTTATTTTTTTATTATCTATCAACACATTTTATAGATATCCAAGTTTACTTCCAAAGGGCTTTACTTTAATGTCATGGAAATACAATTTATTTGGAAATAGCCTTTTATATAAATCTATTCTTACAAGTCTATTAATAGGTATATTGAATGGAATTTTTACTTCAGTAATTGCAATGCTAAGCGCAAGAGCATTGATCAAATATAAATTTATAGGACAAAATAGTATAAAACTACTATTTTCTATTCCACTTTTTATTCCCTCAATTGCCTTATTCATAGGTATACATTCGATGATGATTAAATTAAATATAATTAATACATATTTAGGAGTGATAATTGCTCATATGTTAGTTTCTATTCCTTATTCCATAAATATTTTTATTGCTTTTTTTAGTGGTATAAATGAAGATATGGAAAACGCAGCTATTTCACTTGGTAGCTCTACTTATAAGTTATATACTAGAATAATATTTCCCCTTATAAGCCCAGGAATATATTTATCTTTTTCAATATCATTTTTAATATCATTTTCTGAATATTTTTCAACTTTTTTAGTAGGTGGTGGAAATATTATAACTTTGCCATTATTATTTTATCCATACGTTAGTAATGGAGATTCACAAAATGGTGCAGTTATAGGTATTATATTTATAATTATAAATTTATTAATCTTTATATTTGCTGAATATTTATCAAGAAAAAAAATAAAAACAGAAAATTATTTATTTGAATAA
- a CDS encoding ABC transporter permease: MANTNCKSVIKSKKIIPYLLISPLVILYVFFIGGGLIGVFKESLGYIPSIGLEQVNFNSYKELFSQNGFYKDLGFSVYIAFTSAIISTLFGIIISYSFVLSNNKLIKTFSKKSLQVGLILPYLYVIFLVTLFFSRSGFFSRILFNLGLINKIETFPKLIYDRYGFGLIVAFVLKGTPFVSLFLINVMSRISNSYKNVAVSLGASKITILKKIFLPLCEETIVWTSSILLAYDLGSFEVPYLLSGIIRVPLSSKLYSLFINPNLSIIPKSMALNIILLFLSGFLIFMYSRMIRQIIRGKVL; encoded by the coding sequence ATGGCTAACACAAATTGTAAATCAGTAATTAAATCAAAAAAAATCATTCCATACCTATTAATATCTCCACTAGTGATATTATATGTTTTTTTCATTGGTGGGGGATTAATAGGTGTTTTCAAAGAGAGTCTTGGCTATATTCCGTCCATTGGCTTAGAACAAGTAAATTTTAATTCTTACAAAGAGTTATTTAGTCAAAATGGATTTTATAAAGATTTAGGTTTTTCGGTATATATTGCATTTACTTCTGCAATTATTTCGACGTTATTTGGTATTATTATTTCTTATAGTTTCGTATTATCAAACAATAAATTGATTAAAACTTTTTCTAAAAAATCTCTACAAGTTGGATTAATTTTGCCTTATTTATATGTGATATTTTTAGTAACTTTATTTTTCTCGCGTTCTGGTTTTTTTTCGAGAATTCTTTTTAATTTAGGTTTAATAAACAAAATAGAAACTTTTCCAAAATTAATTTATGATAGATATGGGTTTGGACTAATAGTGGCATTTGTTTTAAAGGGTACACCGTTTGTTTCACTTTTTTTAATTAATGTTATGTCAAGAATAAGTAATTCATATAAAAATGTTGCTGTTTCTCTTGGAGCAAGTAAAATTACAATTTTAAAAAAAATATTTCTTCCACTTTGCGAAGAAACTATTGTTTGGACTTCTTCAATTCTTCTTGCTTACGATTTGGGTTCTTTTGAAGTTCCATATTTACTTTCGGGCATTATAAGAGTACCTTTGTCATCTAAGCTTTATAGTTTATTTATTAATCCCAATTTAAGTATTATTCCAAAATCAATGGCTTTAAATATAATTTTACTATTTCTTTCAGGATTCTTAATATTCATGTATTCAAGAATGATTAGACAAATTATTAGGGGGAAAGTACTATGA